One Amphiprion ocellaris isolate individual 3 ecotype Okinawa chromosome 5, ASM2253959v1, whole genome shotgun sequence genomic region harbors:
- the cav3 gene encoding caveolin-3, whose amino-acid sequence MADQYQYNTNEEKIVKDSHTKEIDLINRDPKQINEDVVKVEFEDVIAEPDGTHSLDGVWKLSYTTFTVSKYWCYRILSAVFGIPVALLWGFLFACISFCHIWAVVPCIKSCLIESQCISRIYSLCIQTFCDPFFEALGKIFSSVRVALRKEV is encoded by the exons ATGGCGGATCAGTACCAGTACAACACCAACGAGGAGAAGATTGTGAAGGACAGCCACACTAAAGAGATCGATCTAATTAACAGAGACCCCAAGCAGATCAATGAGGACGTGGTGAAG GTGGAGTTTGAGGATGTCATTGCAGAGCCTGATGGTACGCACAGCCTGGACGGAGTGTGGAAGCTCAGCTACACCACCTTCACTGTGTCCAAATACTGGTGCTACCGCATCCTGTCTGCTGTCTTCGGTATCCCCGTGGCTCTGCTCTGGGGCTTTTTGTTTGCCTGCATCTCCTTCTGCCACATCTGGGCTGTGGTTCCCTGCATCAAGAGCTGTCTGATTGAGTCACAGTGCATCAGTCGCATCTACTCCCTCTGCATCCAGACCTTCTGTGATCCATTCTTTGAAGCCCTGGGCAAGATTTTCAGCAGCGTGCGTGTGGCGCTGCGCAAAGAAGTTTAA